A single genomic interval of Janibacter endophyticus harbors:
- a CDS encoding DUF5131 family protein — translation MADGSGIEWTEATWNPTTGCDRISPGCDNCYALTLAKRLKAMGNPKYQEDGDPRTSGPGFAITEHPSALDIPRRWASPRVIFVNSMSDLFHARISSSFIREVFQVMEETPRHTYQLLTKRPRRAARMAAELPWPSNVWLGVSVETTDQLWRIDDLRRVPAATRFVSAEPLLGSLACLDLAGMHWLIAGGESGANHRPLDPTWVRELRDSCREQGVAFFFKQWGGRTPKSNGRELDGQLWDEMPVPTQA, via the coding sequence ATGGCGGACGGTAGCGGCATCGAGTGGACGGAAGCCACGTGGAACCCGACGACCGGCTGCGATCGCATCAGCCCGGGATGCGACAACTGCTACGCCCTCACCTTGGCCAAGCGACTCAAAGCGATGGGTAACCCGAAGTACCAGGAGGACGGCGACCCGCGCACAAGCGGCCCCGGCTTCGCAATCACCGAGCACCCATCCGCGTTGGACATCCCACGCCGGTGGGCGTCGCCTCGCGTCATCTTCGTCAACAGCATGTCCGACCTCTTCCACGCGCGAATTTCGTCGTCGTTCATCCGCGAGGTCTTTCAAGTCATGGAGGAGACGCCGCGACACACCTACCAACTGCTCACCAAACGGCCTCGTCGTGCGGCGCGTATGGCTGCCGAACTGCCGTGGCCAAGCAACGTGTGGCTCGGCGTCAGCGTGGAGACAACCGACCAGCTCTGGCGCATCGATGACCTGCGCCGAGTGCCCGCCGCGACCCGCTTTGTGTCCGCCGAGCCGCTCCTCGGCTCGCTTGCCTGCCTCGACCTCGCTGGGATGCACTGGCTGATCGCCGGAGGGGAGAGCGGAGCCAACCACCGTCCCCTTGACCCGACCTGGGTGCGCGAGCTTCGCGACTCCTGCCGCGAGCAGGGCGTAGCGTTCTTCTTCAAGCAATGGGGTGGACGCACACCCAAGAGCAACGGGCGGGAACTCGACGGTCAGCTCTGGGACGAGATGCCGGTGCCTACGCAGGCTTAA